The sequence TTTGAAAACATTGTGTGTACTCGACTTGTATGTAACTATACATCTttgttgtatgtttgtgtcGTGTTCCTCCCAACAGTAAGATAACATTGACTGACTATATAACCATGTCTTGAAAATGTGTTACTAAATAAAAGATATTCCCAAAGCATGCAAAAAATGCATCCTAACCAGTGGTGTAGtagtaagtaaaaaaaaaagctaggtAAACTACAGTATGGCCTCCAGTTGTTGTCATTATAAAAACAATCTCCAGTCGTGAACTTGGATTTGTAAAGTTCCGTCTAACTTTGTTATCAAACAACCTTgtatgttactttatgcttgtgtggtgttatttatttattttttttaaataaccttATTgcgttaaatatttaaaatgctaGAAAGTACAGTATAACAGTTTTGTCAGATGGTATGTCAAaactttgatgctcaatatctgCAGTCTGCATCGATATAACCTTATAAGTCCAAGCTCACACAGTATAAACAAAACTAATTTACTTTCAGagaagcattaatttatgctgtCTCCCATAACTCatatatcagtttgatactactttcTATGATGAATACTAAGAATTTAGCTTATAAAGATTTATACCAGCCAAAAGAAAAATGGGTTAAGtgtattctgcaaataaagaggtaaactgagtttaagtgagtttaccctccactatcCCTGATCTTAAGGTTACTTACCCCCCAGTGACACAGCAAgcgatacacacacatatacagccTTTTGGAAATCTACATGATGCTTCACCAAGAAATATAGGttgattaaaaatgaaagagaCCCATGAGGTATTCAATACCTTCCTGCAAAACTGAAGGCAATAGAAAATCAAATAGCATGGGGCAATGTGATGCTATTCACCCAGTTATTTGAACTGTTATAAAAATGAATCTGAACATACAGGTGGAGAGATACAGCCTGGACAAAGTGCTGGTAAAGGGAACAGTGGATTGCATCACCCCTGTGATTGAGgacaaggaagagagagaagaggaaaataaTTGGATGAAGGAGGGGGAAATAGAGGGTGTGGCgatgagggagagcgagagaaagggagatgggGCAAGAAAGAGCGTGAAATATTTCCAAGTCCAACTTCAGGAAGGCATCACACTAAAGGCCCGCCAGGTTGTTATGGCAACAGGTCCAACCCGTGCCCAGATGGCAAACATCCCTGCCTGGGTGAGGTGCATTGGAGAGAGCTACCCAGAGGAGCGCCTGCAACATACCGTGCACCTCATGCATCACCTGCCCATCGCTCGGCAAAAACTTCAGGAAACAGATagtcagagacagaaagaggctTTTCCCACACAAGGTAAGTCAGATTACTTCTGGGGGTTTATGGAAtcaacacataaatacacaaaagcTTTGTGGGgaaagaaagttttttttttttttacatagttgGGAGAATAATTTGATATGGTTTGctgtgaaaaacaaaagtgacacTAATACATCAACAACCAGGGATATCATCAATTTTGGAACTCATAGCCTACATTTTAGAAGGCTATCAGATCATCTCATTTTGAgcaatcccgcccctccacccttcCCATTACATAAAACTGgctttgcctttctctccctaactgatgtgacttttgaatgatctctcCCCGTGTTATGTCCCTCCCCAATATcattcaacaggaaatacatcataTAAAGGAAGCAAgatgttagtttgttagtttgttagttttcACTTGATGTCTCAGTTCCTCTCTGTAGCCCTCAGTGGAAATTTCAGTTCAACTCAATtgaggacaaaaaaaatgaccttGTGCCCTTTAATTTAcagtgtgcttatgtgtgtgtagggatgtgtgtggtgtgtgaggcAGGACAGAAGGTGATGGTAATTGGAGGAGGTCTAACCAGCGCTCATACTATCTCCATTGCCCTGCAGCAAGGCGCCAGCCATGTGACATGGGTCATGAGGAAACACCTCCAGGTCGAGTGTGATACTGTATATAGACTGTACCAAAGTctaagaataagaaaaaataagaaaaaagatttaaattcCACTTGTCTGTCTCCAGCATACATGCTATCATTCTGCAATGTTTTCTTCTACAGTTAAAACAGTTTGATGTGGGCGATGTGGAGAGCCTAGTGGGTCGTTATTCCCACGTGGAGCACGGCATCAAGATGGACGGCCGAGCCTACCTGCGACAGTTTTATAATGAAAGGAGTCTCCACAAGCGACTGGCTATGATTCGCCAGGCAAGGAAAGGAGGAGCCGTCACTCCAGAGGCCTACGCCCACCTCCAGCCATTCATCCTGAATGGACAGGTGGATGTTAAGACATACTGTCAGGTAATGGTAAATGTACATTCCTGACGGGATGTGGAGGGGTGTGGGACAGCAGCGAGATGAGACGAGACAAGGCGACATGAGATGAGACGAGTTGAgttggctgagctgagctgagctgagctgagatgagatgagatgagatgagacgagttgagatgagatgagatgagatgagatgagatgagatgagatgagatgagatgagacgagttgagatgagatgagatgagatgagatgagatgagatgagaagagatgagatgaaacgaGATGAAACGAGATGAAACGAGATGAGATGAGACCAGAGCTGAACTGGTCCTCCTGTGACTGTCTAGGTGAGTGAAGCCAGGTGGTGCTACAGGAGCCAGGCCTGGAGCCTGTCCCTCAGCAGTGGGGACCACTGGACTGGGGACATGATCTGGCTGGCCACTGGCTGCAAACTGGACGTCAACCAGGACCCATTGCTTTCTGGGATGATGAAGGAATTCCCTATTCAGGTGGGTTAGACAGAAAAATAGGCTcttggatggatgaatggatggatggatagcaGGGTTGAGGTCAATTCATggatgaactcatcaattccattTCAACtgggaattggaattggaaatgGAATTTTAAGAagcctacaggaaacagaattggaattgaattggaatttcaggaagtttcaTTTAACTCaattctttatgtttttttgttttttcttaccagatATATACTTAGTGttgtatattatcaatactgaatatcataaaatgttaaaatatacctttcaggtggtatttgatgcataccATATAattgtaatacatacattatgattgaatgtatttgattgaTGTATTTGACATGAACAAGATACCACATACACAACCTGTGTCCTGCTTGTCCCTCCATGCAGGTGATAGATGGTTGGCCTTGTATAACAGAAAGCTTACAGTGGGCTCCAGGGTGCCCCCTTTATCTAATGGGGCAATACACCGCACTCCAGGTAGGACTCTATACAGTGTTTTGGTGTCTGTTTAGGCCTCTCAACAACAATCTATGCTCCAGCAAATGCAGATTACAGACTAGTCATTCACTATGACTCCCCTATCAATTTGTTTTCTCCCACTGAGCACAGGTTGGACCTCATGCACTGAACCTGGCTGGAGGACAGGCAGAAAGCGTGCGTATTGCCAAGGACATCATGCGCCGGCAGCAGCAGAACAATGGAGAGGCTTCAGAGATGGCTCCAGAAAGATCTAAGACCGAGGAATATGTTCAACAGATGCAAGGCCTTTTGTGGTTGTGACTATGACATTTAGCCTGCCCATTCACTTTCAAAAGCATAGACATGAGCTCACGTGCTCATACGTAAACTATCATCCTTTCCTGGTAGTCATAGTCAATCATAGTCAATTATATACTCACAGTGCAATTATTATCAGCACCCCTAGGCTGGAATGCAAAGTGATGAgtgatgaacacatttttacagGCTTTTAAATGTTATCTTTGtatccattttatttttgcatgttttattcttatgttaCCAAGTTTTAATTCATGCCTAGCATTTTTATTGCTTGTCACtttgatttttcattgttttactaTAGGCCTAAATGGCTATGAATATATGCTGTGAAAATAACCTTGGGAATAAAAATAAGATTCACCCTTAACTatactgtttattttcaaatttggtattttgtaattttgtaatttttataGTTTGAACTCTACTATATCTTGTATTCTGACTGAGCTTCTGGCAGAGCTTCACTCTGTTAGCCACGCCCCTTTACCTGACTTCCGCACTGTGGTGACGGGCGCGCAGtcacaacaataacagcaatGGCGTTCCTGTAAATTACACCGTAAAAACACAGTCAAAACCTATATTTTTGAGAACAGCGTTGGAAGTGCCTTTTTTAAACTATAAGGTAAGCCTGTGCCTCCGAAAGACCTCGTTTTGTCTGCCTAGCGTTGAGTTACGTGATAAAAACATACGtgataataaaaacaatcaCTTCAAAATCAATTATAGTCCGACTTGTTTgagatattttttgtttttaatttttcaatatCGTGTTAAAACATCGGACTGGCGTCAGGTGATGCAGTACAGGTGTGGTATGGGTATATCTGTTAAAGGGTCATGTCACTAAAACGGCCTACAAGCCAGGTAAAGGCTACACTACATGCAAATACAAGAGCATTTCAGAATATCATAACAATATGTGATATACAATtaatataataggctaataaATGTTTTGGTACCATAGCTACTAGTCCCAGCAAATGTCTAAAAACATAAACCTGGTGATGATCCCCAGCAGTCTCTATCCTCTGTGGACACACTGCAATggatgcaatgcaatgcaatggaTAAACACTAAGATCAATATCATGGATCAGCTTCAGTCTAACGAATTTGCGCTGAGAATAACCTTCCCAATCCTAGAGCAGACAATATTGAAAAGTACTATAATTTGAATTATATctgaatttatatatttctgCTGCTACAGGTAATCCAGCTGTAGGAATAGTTGAGTTGTACAATACTGAATAATATGTTATTGGTATTGTATGATCTATCTGTCAGTATCAGCTGACACtcaatcaccaatcacattcaaataagtcgatctgacagctcacactgctgatcattcatgcctctgctgctgttgaccctcctcctcccaacCTCCTCCACAGGATGTTGTGCAAGCTATCTCTGAatggttttatgttggttttcatattattGAATGATATATGTCTACTATGCCTTGAGGGGTTTATTGCGCTGCCTGCAGAATCTCTCGCATGCTGCTTGGGTTCATTGGGGAGcttcctcaagagcagagcctttttCTGCCAAATAtaactgtataaccatttgtGCTATAAATGGTCCATGCACCTTTTGAtgtaagtgtctctgactgaacttctatttgtattcagtgtgttttccctggcctgtgtttttgttttcatttactattttcataatgtgggcagTGTGAAGCCCACTGAGACTGTACCAGtaattaagggctatacaaataaatttgacttgactattTAGTCACATGACCCAGGGTGGATCAGTGACACCCGTATTACGTCTGCTCTGCATCACAGGGTTGATGAGCAAACCAGTTACAGCAGGGATATGAAGGGTGACACTCCAGTGTTTTTACTGGCATTTTGATATGTTTTATAAAGATAAATAGGTGAAAAAGTTTGCACGTTATGATTTATAGTTTCTGCTTTCCTGCATTTTTTCAGCATCTCAAAGAGCTACAGCTGTGCACAGGACACCGTCCTCTCATTGAGAAGCATTTGTCACCTCACAATAaaccattttattttctccatgAATCGTACCTAGGGTCATCTTTATCCCTGGTCATTGGTCATAACTCTAAGTTATGTTTTTTAGCTGCTGGTAAAACCTTTCCCTGCACAATGAAGGTGAGGAGGGTTGAAAGGACAGTTTTGAGTGTGGAACAGGCAGAAGGAGTCGGCGCACGTGTCCGCAGGAGCATTGGCAGGAAGGAGGTAAGTTTCTGAATAATGTATAGAACTAGTTATCCGTACAGGACCCTCTTCAGGTAACCATAAACCCCACTATGCGGCAGTTTTTCAGACACAAAAGTCGTTAGCACAGATCAACATCATGGCCTTCCTTTTCCATCACAGACTTGGACACATTAGACCCCCTATTTCATTGGTTCtaaatgtggggtccggggaccaccaggggtccttcagggggttccagggggtccccagcaaaatgatgaattgttaaacttcaacattatttaATCAAAGAATATAGATGAATGACTAGTTTCACTGTATACCTACATCACAggtagtcatggaattctggacaaaatcgtatctaacaataaaaatattctcagatttgggtccgagagacaaaatctcatcaaatggaggtctgtggccctaatgtagactaaattaggggtccttgatatgaaaaaggtttagAATCACTGCCCTATTTCATGCAATTTTCTATTTTCAGCTGAGGAACCTTGATCCTTTCCTGATGTTGGACGAATTTCGGGTGAGCAAGCCATCAGGTTTTCCAGATCACCCTCACAGAGGGTTTGAGACGGTAAGAATCTTTTTAACTATAACCTaatttttaaccatttttttaAGTAGCCCAAGCTATTCAAAGATGCAGCAAACACACAGTTAAAAGCTGAGTTggagacaaaacagaaacagatctCTTAGttgaataaatgaacacaaattcTCTGTCCTCATGTGGAACCTCTGACTGACTCAGCCAACTATATTGGCACAGGTTTTACATAGTGATGAAAAGGTTGAACAATGATGCAGAAGGCCAAATCCCTTAAAAGATAGCTGGATTTCATATTTTGATCACTAGATGGCGATGACAGGTCAGTGTAAAGAAAGTGCCTTCCACAAAGGATGATTTAACAGGTTTATAGAAGACATTACAAccgaagagagaggcagaggtatCAGTTTACAGTGGTACTGTAAGGTTTTCAAAAGTTCTCAATTTTAGCCCATATGCTGAATATTACAAATTGCATTACGCCAACTCACAAAATTCCCCTATTTTGAAAGAGAGGAATTGCCCCAGCAGTCAGCAGAGAAATTCAGCATCTgcctttgatgtgtttttgtgaaaCCATACTTGGTtttgtggtattttatttttctgcgcATTTTAAATTAATGTATTCTGTCTCCACCAAAAGGAAGTCTTCCTTGACCATTGTTCctgacacactgacatgttGGCTGTCCAAAGCTTATTCAAAACGGACCAGTCAGAATACTCACGTGAACCAGAAAACGTGATCACATTACCGTGGTCTTAGTCTTCACTGGCCTCTTGTAGATACACATTCATCATGAAGTCCTGCTTCAGACTTTTAAAGCATTATGTGGCCTTGCCTCACAGTATATCAGTGATTTTCTTACTCCCTGTAAGCCAACACAAACTCTCTTCTCACAGGATGCAGGTCTCCTCGTCATTCCCTGTATATTTAACACCTGAGGGCAGAGTCTTTTCCCATTATAGCTTCCCTTTGGAACAAGCTTACCGGTAATGTCAGGAAAGCAGACGCGGTCTCAGTATTTAAGTACAGACTCAAAACCCATTCATTTAGCACAGTTTATAATCTACCTTAAATTCCACTTTATCAgccacccctctctcttcatttcctttcctttcctgcacacacacacacacacacacacacacacacacacacacacctcaatcCACACCACAATCTTCACACAATTGCCACCACCATTATAAGTGGTGTGCACACTTTCTCAACCAaggtgttttccatttttaatacattctTAGAAATTAATAGCCTTTTGTCTTCATTTTGCTTGTTACAATGTCCAAATGAAAGTGTAAAAAGTCTCATTGAATGGCTTTTCATTTCAGAAAAGGGGTGTGTGTCAACTTTTGATGTCCACTGTCCTTGGCTCTCTTTGTGACAATTTGTGACCaacctgtttttttatttaaaagggatttatattcattcattcattcaaattcaaacgtgatactgtatattacattcacGACAAACctttcatttatttgcatttatatgTTACCAGGAATTTCAAAGTAACTCTAAATTTTATATGTGTCCCTATAGTTAACTCTGGTCAAGATATTCAGCATAGAGGTAGCATGGACCTAAACCCTACTCCTATCTCAAGAGTCAAACTAAAAGCCAAATATCCTTAGATTCCCAGAGATTAGATTCCTCCAAGTCTGTTTGGATTGGCAGATGCAACTTAAATCTCCATTTGAGCCCCTGGTGTGGGTGGATAGGACTAGGCTGGCTGGTGcactcccagcatgcctttcaGCAGGTGTGTTTGCTCACAGTCACATGACCTTTGAAATCACACAGCTGTGGAGCCAGATCACAGGCGACTCGCTGCAGGGGCCCATGCTCACCTCCCTGAAACAGATGTTCACCTCTGAACCCTGACCTCCCACTCAGCACCTCTCTTCCTGTCCAGTCTGACCGCTGGGGCGGAGGACGCCAGCGCACACGTGCTTTTAGTCTCGAAGCAGCTCTCAgtccctgactgactgaaaccTGAAGGATGACAATGCAAAAAAAGTACATTACTTTAAAACAGTGCTGTCAAAATTAAATAAGATTAACTATATCGTAGCAATATCCCATTCCtctgcatttgttttgaaatatgACAAATTATCAGCTCATCTTAACTTTTGAACTGTGCACATTGTCAGCATATCTGTTGTATTGTACTTTACATGCTACACTTTTCTATGTGTCTTTCCTCCACCAGGTAACATACGTTTTAGAGGGAATGTCAGCCCATGAAGACTTCTGTGGCCATTCAGGACAGCTGAAACCTGGGGATCTGCAGGTACAGTGATACTAGTGtttgaataaaaacaatgtCATCATGATTTTTGAAGTGTTCCAAGTGGTTAAACTTTCCGCTCTTCGAAATATTAGATTCAAGCAGAGTCATTCACTTCAACCAGAGGCATTCAGTCCACTGGCTCTTCATCTGAATCAAAGACCATAAAGAGGACAACAAGACTTAGGCGATATTGGCATACACACTTCCCCACGCACACATTATATATACATTATACCGTTGTACACTCACACTAATTGGATATCATGCCCTGTGGGTTGTTTCCTGTGTTTTCAAAGCAGTAAagttacattcacacacacgcacacacacacagcctgctgaCTCAGCTACAATCTGCAACAGAGGCTCAGTCGGCTCAGCTAAGTCTGCTCTAGCCGGGGCATGTGCACCCTCTGTAGGGGCTGGACCTCATGGGGGACAGATACAGATGCTCAAGCTGTCAACAAACCATCAACTGTATGAACGCCCCCCTGTCCCTTTAGTGAAGGCTCAAACATTGTCTCAAATTAAGAAGGGGCGCATAAAGGAAGAATTAAATACAGTACTCCAGCAGAACAACTGGCCTGAGAAATTTTTTCagtgaatgattgaatgaatgaaaacatattgtacatgcatacatctacatatatacactaccagtcaaaagtttggacacacctgattgaatgtgctatgtttttcattatcttaaagccattttgatccaaaggcttatgcttaaatgcttgaaatttgtttcttaaacaaatataaatagtgaagttgatgcctatgtatgaatttctttccaatacctttgtctttccatcaaggcaaagggcagctactttaaataatctaaaatatgagatagttttgatttgtttaacacttttttggtgcactgcataattctatttgtgttatttcttagttttgatgtcttttctattattctaaaatgtggaaaaaagtaaaaattaaaaaaaaaaacgtttgactggtagtgtacatgaaCTGGACTTCATGAACCCAAACTGATTACTTTTTCACGAGTTGAATGTATGTATTTGCATATTTGATGTTTTAAATTGGATTTGACCCAGTGATTCACTTCATTTCAATAACTAACTTTTTACAAATCTGCACTACCTCCATGCTCTGGGCTTCCAGTTATCTTCTACTGTATtctgcatgttttgttttattattccgTCGATCCCCATAGGAGCAATTGATTTAGCCACCTTCAGCAGACAGCAGTAAAAACATGTGAAAGATGAACAGCCACAGATGAATCGTCACAGACAAGCAGCATTAAAAAGTAGAGACTGGAAATTTCCAGTTGGCCCATATAGGCGAGGGAGAAGCGGTTAAGCTGAACTTCATTTCATCCTGTTATGAATCACTGCCTGAAGTCAGCTCCACATGCTGTTTTATAGTGTTCCCTAAATTatattaaaccaaatgatgtgtacatgcttgtttgtgtgtgtgcctatgtactgtatatgggtTGCTGcgtttgtacagtatgtatgtatgttggtgttgttgtgtttgtacagtgtgtatatgtgtgttggtgtgtttatacagtatgtatatgtgtgttgttgtgtttgtacagtatgaatatgtgttgttgtgtttgtacagtatgaatat is a genomic window of Centroberyx gerrardi isolate f3 chromosome 1, fCenGer3.hap1.cur.20231027, whole genome shotgun sequence containing:
- the LOC139912574 gene encoding uncharacterized protein LOC139912574, giving the protein MFDVLIIGAGPHALTLASLLSIPHPDPDFDPAHDSTLNPDRLPLSPQPNPETPRNKRSRSKKKRGVTTGQVLEEQLTPPMVSDRILCPPLSLRVVDSYGEWTALWESQFTALNIPHLRSHTLVHTDPLNKKALQEFVLKCDRTAELHSLPDQVYILDDNAFFNDMRLGKKERRRLNIATALKKSLSFSLPGTKLSVDFFKEQVERYSLDKVLVKGTVDCITPVIEDKEKSVKYFQVQLQEGITLKARQVVMATGPTRAQMANIPAWVRCIGESYPEERLQHTVHLMHHLPIARQKLQETDRMCVVCEAGQKVMVIGGGLTSAHTISIALQQGASHVTWVMRKHLQLKQFDVGDVESLVGRYSHVEHGIKMDGRAYLRQFYNERSLHKRLAMIRQARKGGAVTPEAYAHLQPFILNGQVDVKTYCQVSEARWCYRSQAWSLSLSSGDHWTGDMIWLATGCKLDVNQDPLLSGMMKEFPIQVIDGWPCITESLQWAPGCPLYLMGQYTALQVGPHALNLAGGQAESVRIAKDIMRRQQQNNGEASEMAPERSKTEEYVQQMQGLLWL